The genomic interval CCCTCGGCGGCGGCTTTCTCGGCCTCAGCTTTCTTCTTCGCCTGGGCTTCGGCCGCGGCCTTGGCCCGCTCTTTGCGCCGTAGTTCTTTTTCCTGCTGCTCCCGCTCCAGGCGTTCCTGGCGCGCTTCGAAACGCTCTCGGGCACGATCGGCCTTTAGCTGTTCTGCCCGCTGAACGCGGATTTCACCCTTGGCATAGCGGTAATACTGGACCAGCGGAATGGAGCTGGGGCAGACGTAGGAGCAGGCCCCGCATTCAATGCAGTCGAACAGATTGAGGTGTTCAGCCTTTTCAAACTCGGCGGCCTTGGAGTACCAGAACAGTTGCTGAGGCAACAGTTCCATGGGGCAGGCCTCGGCACACATGCCGCAGCGAATGCACGCCTGCTCCGGCGGCGGTGCCGGCAGCTCGCTGGTGGTGGCGGCAATGACGCAGTTGCTGGTTTTTACAACGGGCACGGCGGTGGTGGTCAGGGTGTAACCCATCATCGGGCCGCCCATCACCAGCCGGTTCACCTGATCCGGCTCCAGATCGGCTTGCTCCAGCAGGTGCTGGACCGGCGTGCCGATAAGAGCCTCGAAATTACCGGGCTCGCGCACTGCTTCACCGGTGATGGTAATGGTGCGGGAGATCAACGGCTTGCCTTCAAATATCAGCTGGGAGATCGCCACCGCTGTGCCGATGTTCTGGCACATCACCCCGATATCCGCGGGAATGCCGCCGCTGGGCACTTCCATGCCGGTGAGGATCTGTATCAGCTGTTTCTCGCCACCAGAAGGGTACTTGGTTGGTACGACCGCCAATTCTATCTGGGTGCCTTCTGTGGCGGCCCTGAGGGCGCCAATGGCCTCCGGCTTGTTGTCTTCAATACCAATCACGCAGCGTTCAGGTCGCAGCAGCCACGCCATCACTTTGAAGCCAGCTAGCACCTCCTCAGCCCGCTCGCGCATGGTCATGTCATCGGCGGTGATGTAGGGCTCGCACTCGGCACCGTTTAAAATCAGCGTTGCCACCATACGATCCCGGGGCGGGCGCAGTTTGATGTCGGTGGGGAAGCCGGCGCCGCCAAGGCCAGCGATGCCGGCGTCGCGAATCATATCCAGGACCTGATTCCGTTCCAGACTGCGGTAGTCGGCAACCGGTTGCAGCTCAACCCACTGATCTTCGCCGTCGGGGCGCAGAGTAATGCACCAGTCGGTCATGCCGGAGGGGTGTGGCACCGGTAGCTGGGCAATGCTCTCGATAATTCCGGAGGTGGGTGAATGTACCGGCACCCCCAGCCCATTGGTGACGTCGGCAATCTTCTCGCCTTTCAGCACCCGGTCACCGACCTTAACTAATGTGGTGGCAGGCTCACCAATGTGCTGCTGAAGGGGGAGGGTTAGACGCTCCGGCAGCGCGGCTACCCGGATTGGCCGGGCAGTGGACTGGTGCTTGTTCTCGGCCGGATGGATGCCGCCGCTAAAATCCCACAGTTGCGTCATCAGGCACTGGCTCCCTGGCGATCGGTGGCAATCACGCCACTGGTGGGCGGTGTCCAGGACCAGGTGCGGATATCGGGTTCGATGGTGATCATATCAATGCAGTCGACCGGGCAGGGATCGACGCACAGGTCGCAGCCGGTGCACTCGCTCTCGATAACCGTGTGCATGTGCTTGGCGGCACCGAGGATGGCATCTACGGGGCAGGCCTGAATGCATTTGGTGCAGCCGATGCATTCGTCTTCCCGGATCACGGCCACGCGCTTGGCCTGTTCGACACCGTGTTCGGCATCCAGGGGCTGGGGCTCAACGTCGAGCAGGTCGGCCAGGGCCTTGATGGTGGATTCACCGCCGGGTGGGCACTTGTTGATGGCGTCACCATCGGCAATGGATTCGGCGTATGGACGACAGCCAGGAAAGCCGCACTGGCCGCACTGGGTTTGCGGCAGTAACGAATCAATCTGCTCCACCAGGGGATTACCCTCAACCCGGAATCGCTCCGAGGCAAAACCCAGCAGGCCACCAAAGACCATGGCCAGAGCCAGCAGAACCAGAACAGCAATGATAATGCCCGTCCACATACAACCCGTCTCCGTTACACGCTGACCAGGCCGGTAAAGCCAAGGAAGGCCAGTGACATCAAGCCTGCGGTTACCATACCAATCGCAGCACCCCGGAACGCTACTGGCACATCGGACACCGCGATGCGCTCACGCATGGCGGCGAACAGCACCAATACCAGGGAGAAGCCGGCAGCCGCGCCGAAGCCGTACAGGACGGACTCAACAAAGTTGTTGTTCTTGTTGAGGTTCAGCAGTGCCACACCGAGTACCGCGCAATTCGTGGTGATCAACGGCAGGAAAATACCCAGCACCCGGTACAGCAGTGGGCTGGTCTTGCGCACCACCATCTCGGTGAACTGGACCACCACCGCAATC from Marinobacter sp. LA51 carries:
- the rsxA gene encoding electron transport complex subunit RsxA, producing MTEYLLILVSTILVNNFVLVQFLGLCPFMGVSGKLETAMGMSLATTFVLTLSSVCSYLAYTYLLAPLDLAFLKTITFILVIAVVVQFTEMVVRKTSPLLYRVLGIFLPLITTNCAVLGVALLNLNKNNNFVESVLYGFGAAAGFSLVLVLFAAMRERIAVSDVPVAFRGAAIGMVTAGLMSLAFLGFTGLVSV
- the rsxB gene encoding electron transport complex subunit RsxB — encoded protein: MWTGIIIAVLVLLALAMVFGGLLGFASERFRVEGNPLVEQIDSLLPQTQCGQCGFPGCRPYAESIADGDAINKCPPGGESTIKALADLLDVEPQPLDAEHGVEQAKRVAVIREDECIGCTKCIQACPVDAILGAAKHMHTVIESECTGCDLCVDPCPVDCIDMITIEPDIRTWSWTPPTSGVIATDRQGASA
- the rsxC gene encoding electron transport complex subunit RsxC — its product is MTQLWDFSGGIHPAENKHQSTARPIRVAALPERLTLPLQQHIGEPATTLVKVGDRVLKGEKIADVTNGLGVPVHSPTSGIIESIAQLPVPHPSGMTDWCITLRPDGEDQWVELQPVADYRSLERNQVLDMIRDAGIAGLGGAGFPTDIKLRPPRDRMVATLILNGAECEPYITADDMTMRERAEEVLAGFKVMAWLLRPERCVIGIEDNKPEAIGALRAATEGTQIELAVVPTKYPSGGEKQLIQILTGMEVPSGGIPADIGVMCQNIGTAVAISQLIFEGKPLISRTITITGEAVREPGNFEALIGTPVQHLLEQADLEPDQVNRLVMGGPMMGYTLTTTAVPVVKTSNCVIAATTSELPAPPPEQACIRCGMCAEACPMELLPQQLFWYSKAAEFEKAEHLNLFDCIECGACSYVCPSSIPLVQYYRYAKGEIRVQRAEQLKADRARERFEARQERLEREQQEKELRRKERAKAAAEAQAKKKAEAEKAAAEGEAVDERSAKSALVQQALARKKAKTEAAATAKEPAAAPHTTPKEPAVEKPDLEALEKQLTQAQAKLETMQGMLEDAKAQQADNVDKLERAVAKNHDRVNRAQKALTEAREQLARNTETQTPD